From the genome of Gambusia affinis linkage group LG04, SWU_Gaff_1.0, whole genome shotgun sequence:
TGCGCCTCTATCTCAGCTTACGGAAAAGGCTGTCACACGACCTTTCCTGCTGCCTTCCTTTATCATGTTTGTTGATGTAACTTggaatttttaaatgtaacagggataaaagtttctgttcgtagaataagaagaaaagaacaTGCTTcgtttctctttagttttcagCAGAGGAGCGGCTCGAAGGGTGAGTTATTCCCAGCTAGCGGTCTCCATGCTGCAGTCCGCCTGTTGTTACCGTCATATGTTgtgaaaatgagagaaagaaaacacgGTTAACCTGCTGTTAAccatgacagaaaatgtttagtccgatttaattttacataaaggacaaaaataatattaaagagtctttttatgcatttttagtGAACATCTGGTCTCAATAGCAGTAAGAAATCAGGGTCAGATAAAGTATCCTATTCAGCAGATTCATACTAAGCTAAAACAATATAAGGATAACAGACTTTAGAGTAAGAACAAACTTAcagcataataaaaatactgtacagTTACTAAAATGGCATGCTCAGAACTCGGTTACACTCAGATTCAAAGTACTCTACAGCTGGGTAGGGTAGTTTAAAgaaatatcaaatcaaatcaaactttatttgtatagcacatttcagcagcaaggcatttcaaagtgctttacatcaaatcaaacacaaaaatacaatgcaacatagaatcaacaataaaaacaacatcaagtcaaattccgtcaataaatttgcaattgattacgtttcaaatacaactctaaacaagtgggtttttagttgagatttaaaggaagtcagtgtttcagctgttttacagttttctggaagtttgttccagatttttggtgcatggatgctaaatgccgcttctcctcataTGTATAAAATGTGCATTGTTAGGCCTGTcggaataaattaattaatcgcatgataaattaacaCTAtctccaaaaaaaattaatttccatgatttatttttcttttttctctctttctaccaaaaactggatggcaaaaatcttcagtctggtcCTTTGGTCTCAAGtagctgctttttttaaagacacttttgtttacagagactttataattcattttcttagttgtttctgttgttttttttattattattattattgatatttaaaatgtcttccagttccagaagacattttattagaatttaaagatTATTGACTGAGTTTTCTTccattattttgtcattactattatattacttgaaaatggtttcaaaaataagaacattttgctgtagtccagcaaaatgtgtttttatgaaaggTCTAATCATCTAGTATTCCTGCATTCAGCattaaaacttgtatttttctttatacagtatttctacttattttttctttcctcagttTGCCTCATCTTTCTCCAGTGAGACCGCTCTACCTCCAAACTTGCGCCTTCCCTCAAATCTTGTGGATCCTGACAGATTAAGTAAGTCTAACATGGAGGTTAATTGAATGATTTTGATCTTAACAGCTGGTTAACACAAGCATGttaatttttctctcttcacttgttttgtttattcttgcAGAGCGTCCTCCACCTCCAGAAGACTCCTCCCTTCCTCTAATCAGGAAGTGCGAAGCGGCACTTCCTGCTCACCTGAGCCCCGTGCGGACGTGGGTGGACACTCTGGAGAGTAAGGATAGCGAACCTTTGGGTCTGACTGAACTCCACCCCGATGTCTTTGCAGTGACTCCAAGGCATGTAGAAACCTTTCATCGTGCTGAATTAAGATTCTCAGACCACTTCAGCTTTAAACTGATCTTTGTTCTCCTAATACAGGCTTGATATTCTACATGCTGTTGAAACCTGGCAGAGAAATTACAAAAGAATTGTAAGttaaatacagttgaaaccagaagtttacctacatctttttttctcactgtcagttagaattactaaaattatttctatgtgCTCAAAGCTACAGTGTGTTATTAAACTGTAtgattaattagttaattattctaattggtttaaaaatttGAACCAAAAATCTGGGTTTCCTTATCTAAGGAGTAGCTGTCATAATAGTACAAGTATACAGTCATAcaacaataaagtttaattaatataagaataaagttttaatattaccagaataaagtcttaatattagGGCAGAGAAGTAGTAcaaaaaataccagaaaattaaaataaggaatgTTGACGATTCTGTGAAGTTATGCTATCGGTTTTACAGATGAAGCAATAAGTCTTTTCAGACATCATCATCAAATCATTATCAGTAGGAggattttttaacttttgattaTGCCACTGATAATACTAATACTGTCATACAACACACAGAAGggatgaatgaaataaaatccacctttTGTCTccaaaaagtggattttaaaaagtaatttctattttttgttttttcagaaaatatttgatttaaaaaatttttttttagagttactttgtttttctaagtttATTTTCTTGGCTATGATAGAATCAACTAATAATCTGACATTATTTTAACGTTTCACAGAGTCATGCTAACACAAAGGTGAGGTCAGAGGTGCGAGGCGGAGGCAGGAAGCCatggaaacaaaaaggaagcgGAAGAGCTCGCCATGGAAGCATCCGATCGCCGCTGTGGAGAGGAGGTAGCTTCATCTGctgtttaatttagtttttaaatagaTTCCCTCCACTTAAACTAAACTGTTGCACTTATAAAGATGACTAACTTCTTTTCTGAGCCATAAATTCAGATGCAGCTTCCTTTACTGATGTGATCTAGAAGGATTCACAGAGTTTTTCCCCCTCAGGCGGAGTTTCTCATGGGCCAAGAGGACCCAACAGTTACTACTACATGTTACCCATGAAAGTACGAGTGCAGGGGCTGAAAGTGGCTCTAAGCTCCAAGATGGCTCAGGTAAATCTGATATTCAGTTCAGTTGGGTATAGTACTGTCAGCTGTGACATGGAAAATAATGAATGTCGGTAACTTACGTTAAAAACATGGAGTTTATTAATGCTAAGCAGATCACGTGTGCAAACAGAGGATGATGGATTGTTCTTCAAGAAGTACAACAAAGGATTCTGTTGGTAATAAATCCAGATTGTATTCAATTTATTCTGCATTAAGTTGTTGCACCACATTATTTAGTGGTGATTTCTATTAGATTGCAGAGTAACAACTGATTTTATAAatcagtaaatttatttatttttttttagtcgAGCAGtgtgcaacacaaaaacaatcgcGGTGTCCTTTGTTGTCTCCACCTTAGCTAATGTGTTAATAGCTGAGCGAAATTTGCGTTTAgcacttttgctaactttgaaaataataaaacaaattctggaTAAATTCTGAAGCGCTAATTGGCTTCCCTGTTTCTTGGTCTTTCGGTTGAGAAAAGTTCGACATCTTTGAAATTTTTGTCGACCGTTAATTCTTAAAGTagtcatgctcttattttgaagagggTGAAAACAGTTTGCGCAGTAGTTCCGTTTCCTCTCCTAACATTTTCTCTTCCAATAATTTACTTcctcacaaaataaaacaaggagaACAGTCATTGCATTTCGTTATTTTATAGAACTTGTAAATGACGTCGAAAGGACATTGTTGCTTGAAGAGTTGTGGTAGACTTAAATTTAGATATAATCTGAGTCTGGCGCTGTAGCATTAGCTTCGGCTAATTTCAGTGTTAATGCAGCTACATTTTCGGTTAGTCTTGCACATCACTTGTCGCTATAATACTTTTTGATAACTCTGACCTTCTGTTTTCTGTAGCAATACCTCCACGTAGTGGACTCGCTGAACATTCCCACGCCAGACTCCCAGTATCTGCTGGAGCTGATCAGAGACAGACACTGGGGAGAGTCTGTGCTGCTGGTTGATGTGTGGGTATCTTACCTTACTGGTGTAAATCAGAGCAAATAACCTTAAATAATTATCTATTCTAATTTATTCTATGGTTGCTTTTAGGTCTCAAGAGTTCCCTGAAAATATCCTCCAGGCTACAGCAAACCTAAAGACAGTCAACCTTATTCCAGCCATCGGTGAGTAAAGTACAACCTGTGTATTAGAGCCATTGCAGATACAAAAGAAGTAAATACCTGCCAAAAAACTCTGAAACGCTGGAAATATAaaagatttctgagtttgaaatgttgaaaatttgacttttctaaTTCCAATTTCCAAGACGTGCTAGAATTTGAGATCAGAAATTTGAGATCAAGTTTTGATCTCAAATTTTCTAGAATACTTGcaatttctgaaattcaaatgttaaaatttgttagaaaacaccaattttttaaaaataatctgtaattttctagaaaacgtCTAAATTTAACACCAATTTCCAAATTTCttgagttttttcttgcaagttttcagattttgaaactCAATCTGAAATTTTATAAGTATGAAAAATcgaatgtttgacttttcaaactccaaATTGGAGATTTAGTTTCAGAAGTTGAAAACTtgctagaaaaaataaataaataaatgttctcagAAATAttatgggagaaaaaaaaaaaaatctagcaatCGCTAgaaagcaaaaatttaaaaaaactcaaattatctAGAAAACGCTTTGGAAATTGACATTAATTtcaaagtttcttgttttttttcatgcaagTTTTCAACCTTTGATACTCAATCTCagattttacaaagtttgaaaagttgaaaaacttTAGACAAACCTTGGACAAAAAGCAGatacagaaactcaaaattatgttgttttttttctagtgtgCTTCaaattttttcctaaaaattttgattaatttcaaaagGTTAGTTTTTAGATCCAGATTTCCAACTCTTTttctgaatgcttttttttccctttgggTTGTTTTAATCGAACTggattaaatgttgttttcccGTCAGGTCTGAATGTGCACAGCATGCTGAAACATGAAGCCGTCATCCTGACTCTGGACACGGTCAGGTTTCTGGAGGAGAAGCTCCTCTGGCACGACAAGCGTTACACGTTTCTTTACCCGTTCAAACTGCCGTACTCCGACTTCCCTTAGAACTGATCTGTGTCAAATTCACTGACaagactgttttatttgtttattctgaatgtcacaataaataattatacttgtaaaaagtacaaaaacagttttgaaaattgTGCAGCTTAAAACTGAGAATTAAACTTTTGTGGGAGGCGACGGTTTGCCAGATCGTTCCTGATCGTCCAGCGAAGCTCGGAGCGTTTCTTCTGCGTCGGCACCGTGTAGGTGTTGGGAACGTTAACCCTTCGGGGCTTCTGCTCAAACACAATAAAGACAGGAGATTAGAGCGCCCTCCTTGTCACAGCTGGGCAGGCGGCTCTGATCGTTTCTTCCAGAACAAGTTGTTCTATTAAGAGCAGGAAGTGGGAGGTGACGCATTGTTCAAACGTGATTTCTCATATAACTTCACATATTCCCAGAGAGGTTACATCAGCTCTTAGAAATGcagttcagattttttcatAGACGTGATGGGAACGTCCAATTATCAGGCATTTCGGAAAGGAGACGGGTTCTGTGTCCAGAGATTAAAGTTTTTGCTCCAAAATCGGCAGATTAGCCCCAAAACCAAAGCTAGATACAACGTGAAGATTCTGATAAAGCTGGTCATCATCGCATCAATATTCAGTGAAATGTGTCCTGTACCAACATGGGCTGAAATGCTGGTCAGAGACaaagaaaccattttaaaaatcttcatttttggAGACACGTGTTGTGGCCTGATGAAACTAAAGTGGAAATATTTGGACATAATGACCATTTGGAGGAAAATTGAGGAAGCTTTTAACCATCCAAACTGAAGTACGGAGGTGGCACCATCATGATGTGGGActgttttgctgatttttttcttacaaatttctgacttttcaatATCAGAGGATATGGCTTCATCATAAACTGATGCATGGCTTTTTGACTAAATATATTGACGTTTTCacataattgtaaaattaaactgtaaatttaTCTCTCCATgatcacattattattttttaatccataAAGCAGAGTTGTACGTGTCTGTGCATTTCTTGCCACTGAATGAGGAGGAATGTGACTCAGCTACAAAGTTTTACCTCCAGGCATTTCTGCCCAGAAGCAAAACTGGTTGTTATGCAGTCAGCAGAGGCTATACTGCCCTCTT
Proteins encoded in this window:
- the mrpl4 gene encoding 39S ribosomal protein L4, mitochondrial — translated: MLRFSLVFSRGAARRFASSFSSETALPPNLRLPSNLVDPDRLKRPPPPEDSSLPLIRKCEAALPAHLSPVRTWVDTLESKDSEPLGLTELHPDVFAVTPRLDILHAVETWQRNYKRISHANTKVRSEVRGGGRKPWKQKGSGRARHGSIRSPLWRGGGVSHGPRGPNSYYYMLPMKVRVQGLKVALSSKMAQQYLHVVDSLNIPTPDSQYLLELIRDRHWGESVLLVDVSQEFPENILQATANLKTVNLIPAIGLNVHSMLKHEAVILTLDTVRFLEEKLLWHDKRYTFLYPFKLPYSDFP